A window of Pedococcus aerophilus contains these coding sequences:
- a CDS encoding ABC-F family ATP-binding cassette domain-containing protein, whose product MGHIDVNSVSFVLPDGRPLLGDVSLRVGEGAKVALIGPNGTGKTTLGRIIAGDLTANDGAVTRSGGLGVMRQFVGSVRDDSTVRDLLVSVAPAPIREAAAEIDRTELAMMERDQESDQMAYAQALVTWGDVGGYDYETLWDVCTVAALGVPFEKAQWRKVTTLSGGEQKRVVLEALLRGPEEVLLLDEPDNYLDVPAKRWLEDQLIASPKTVLFVSHDRELLDRVATRIATLEPGSAGSSLWVHPGRFATYQQARDDRNSRLEELARRWDEEHLKLKALVVMYRQKASYNSDMAPKLQAAETRLRRFVEAGPPEAIPLKQNVRMRLQGGRTAKRAVIAEGLELTGLMRPFDLEVWFGERVAVLGSNGSGKSHFLRLVACGGSDPDLEHRPVGDVVPTPVEHTGRLRLGSRVRPGWFAQTHEQPSLTGRTLLEILHRGDEHRVGKPREEAARALDRYGLARASEQTFDSLSGGQQARFQILLLELSGATCLLLDEPTDNLDLHSAEALEEGLAAFEGTVIAVTHDRWFSRSFDRFLVFGADGRVYESNEPVWDEGRVARTR is encoded by the coding sequence GTGGGCCACATCGACGTCAACTCCGTCAGCTTCGTCCTGCCCGACGGCAGGCCGCTGCTCGGCGACGTCTCGCTCCGGGTCGGGGAGGGGGCCAAGGTCGCGCTGATCGGTCCGAACGGGACGGGCAAGACGACCCTCGGTCGCATCATCGCGGGCGACCTGACCGCGAACGACGGGGCCGTCACCCGGTCCGGTGGGCTCGGGGTGATGCGGCAGTTCGTCGGCTCGGTCCGCGACGACTCGACCGTCCGTGACCTCCTCGTCTCGGTCGCACCCGCGCCGATCCGTGAGGCCGCTGCGGAGATCGACCGCACCGAGCTGGCCATGATGGAGCGCGATCAGGAGTCCGACCAGATGGCCTACGCGCAGGCGCTGGTCACCTGGGGTGACGTCGGCGGCTACGACTACGAGACCCTCTGGGACGTCTGCACGGTCGCGGCGCTGGGTGTGCCGTTCGAGAAGGCGCAGTGGCGCAAGGTCACCACCCTCTCCGGCGGTGAGCAGAAGCGCGTCGTGCTCGAAGCATTGCTGCGCGGTCCGGAGGAGGTGCTCCTGCTCGACGAGCCGGACAACTACCTCGACGTGCCCGCCAAGCGCTGGCTCGAGGACCAACTCATCGCCTCGCCCAAGACGGTCCTGTTCGTCAGCCATGATCGCGAGCTGCTCGACCGCGTGGCGACACGGATCGCCACCCTCGAGCCGGGCAGCGCCGGGTCGAGCCTGTGGGTCCACCCTGGCCGCTTCGCGACGTACCAGCAGGCCCGCGACGACCGGAACTCCCGGCTCGAGGAGCTGGCCCGGCGCTGGGACGAGGAGCACCTCAAGCTCAAGGCCCTCGTGGTGATGTACCGCCAGAAGGCGTCCTACAACTCCGACATGGCGCCCAAGCTCCAGGCTGCCGAGACCCGGCTCCGCCGGTTCGTCGAGGCGGGGCCGCCCGAGGCGATCCCGTTGAAGCAGAACGTGCGGATGCGTCTGCAGGGAGGGCGGACCGCCAAGCGCGCCGTCATCGCCGAGGGGCTCGAGCTCACCGGGCTGATGCGTCCTTTCGACCTCGAGGTCTGGTTCGGGGAGCGCGTCGCGGTCCTCGGGAGCAACGGCTCGGGCAAGTCGCACTTCCTGCGGCTGGTCGCCTGTGGCGGCAGCGACCCCGACCTCGAGCACCGTCCCGTGGGGGACGTCGTCCCGACGCCGGTCGAGCACACCGGTCGGCTCCGGCTCGGGTCGAGGGTCCGCCCCGGGTGGTTCGCCCAGACGCACGAGCAGCCGTCGCTGACCGGTCGCACCCTGCTGGAGATCCTGCACCGCGGTGACGAGCACCGGGTGGGAAAGCCGCGTGAGGAGGCGGCTCGGGCGCTCGATCGCTACGGCCTGGCGCGGGCGAGCGAGCAGACGTTCGACTCGCTCTCCGGTGGGCAGCAGGCGCGCTTCCAGATCCTGCTGCTCGAGCTGTCCGGGGCGACCTGCCTGCTCCTCGACGAACCCACCGACAACCTCGACCTGCACTCGGCCGAGGCCCTGGAGGAGGGGCTGGCTGCGTTCGAGGGGACCGTCATCGCCGTGACCCACGACCGGTGGTTCTCCCGGAGCTTCGACCGCTTCCTCGTCTTCGGCGCCGACGGCCGGGTGTACGAGAGCAACGAGCCGGTGTGGGACGAGGGTCGGGTGGCCCGCACCCGCTGA
- the truA gene encoding tRNA pseudouridine(38-40) synthase TruA → MVEEADAPARTLRIRIDLAYDGTDFSGWAAQPGLRTVEGELSAALTTLLRAPAPVRLTVAGRTDAGVHARGQVVHADVDAAAWAAVPGRSDREPGVAARTRLGGILPADVVVRRVGPAPEGFDARFSALRRRYLYRLADDPAHADPLRRRDTVLTKKALDVEAMDAAARTLVGLNDFAAFCKKREGATTVRTLLEYSWDRLDDGTLAATVVADAFCHSMVRSLVGVVVPVGEGRRPRDWPAQVLRASRRDPAVSVMPPHGLSLEEVVYPGEEGLAARAAESRSVRSLPGTVSR, encoded by the coding sequence ATGGTCGAGGAGGCGGACGCACCCGCTCGCACGCTCCGGATCCGGATCGACCTCGCGTACGACGGGACCGACTTCTCGGGGTGGGCCGCCCAGCCCGGGCTGCGCACCGTCGAGGGGGAGCTGTCGGCTGCGCTGACCACGCTGCTGCGGGCTCCTGCACCGGTGCGGCTCACGGTGGCCGGCCGCACCGACGCCGGTGTCCATGCCCGTGGCCAGGTCGTGCACGCCGACGTCGATGCCGCGGCGTGGGCCGCGGTGCCCGGTCGCTCCGACCGCGAGCCGGGGGTCGCCGCGCGGACCCGGCTCGGCGGCATACTCCCTGCGGACGTCGTCGTGCGCAGGGTGGGGCCGGCCCCCGAGGGGTTCGACGCCAGGTTCTCGGCGCTGCGCCGTCGCTACCTCTACCGGCTCGCCGACGACCCCGCCCACGCCGACCCGCTGCGCCGGCGCGACACCGTGCTCACGAAGAAGGCGCTCGACGTCGAGGCCATGGACGCCGCGGCGCGGACCCTGGTGGGGTTGAACGACTTCGCGGCGTTCTGCAAGAAGCGTGAGGGCGCGACCACCGTCCGCACCCTGCTGGAGTACTCGTGGGACCGGCTGGACGACGGGACCCTTGCGGCCACGGTCGTCGCCGACGCCTTCTGCCACTCGATGGTGCGTTCCCTCGTGGGGGTCGTCGTGCCGGTCGGGGAGGGCAGGCGGCCCCGGGACTGGCCGGCCCAGGTCCTGCGGGCCAGCCGTCGCGACCCTGCCGTGAGCGTGATGCCGCCGCACGGGCTGTCCCTCGAGGAGGTCGTCTACCCGGGCGAGGAGGGCCTCGCGGCCCGCGCCGCCGAGTCACGCTCGGTGCGCTCGCTACCCGGAACCGTCAGTCGGTGA
- a CDS encoding MFS transporter translates to MSDPRTTAATSADSLSRQRFGIAATFAVQGLLFISVTTRLPRFQDRWDLDELFITGLLLMVVLLAGVGSVLSEPGARRLGSATVLRTAFGLIAVGLALVALAPQRGVFVAGLAVYGVGLGAVDAAGNMQAVALEHRWGRTILPSFHGAWTVGGIVGTLVAIAVTGLDLTSGLLPLALVAALVTAVPLLPHAVSAVGDAPASVPLDIPWRRISLLGAAMVLFYMVDTAATTWGPVFLKSTHGAPEWLLPLATLPYLVASGLTRLLGDRSVERFGSVPLLRAGALAASLGLAVIVFSPTWPVAVLGFTVVGAAVAVIAPLSFSAAAVVAGDGVDGEARRARVDAVIARFNQFNYLGGLLGAVLTGAVGQDSLRVGFAVPMVLVLLILPLAPVFRARRV, encoded by the coding sequence GTGAGCGATCCGAGGACCACCGCGGCCACCTCAGCCGACTCCCTGTCGCGGCAGCGCTTCGGCATCGCGGCGACCTTCGCGGTCCAGGGGCTGCTGTTCATCTCGGTGACGACGCGGCTGCCGCGCTTCCAGGACCGTTGGGACCTCGACGAGCTGTTCATCACGGGGCTGCTGCTCATGGTGGTCCTGCTCGCCGGGGTGGGCTCGGTGCTCAGCGAGCCGGGCGCCCGCCGGCTCGGGAGCGCCACCGTGCTGCGCACGGCGTTCGGCCTCATCGCGGTCGGGCTCGCTCTCGTCGCCCTCGCCCCCCAGCGCGGAGTCTTCGTCGCCGGTCTTGCCGTCTACGGCGTCGGGCTCGGCGCCGTGGACGCGGCGGGCAACATGCAGGCCGTCGCCCTCGAGCACCGCTGGGGTCGCACGATCCTGCCGTCCTTCCACGGGGCGTGGACCGTCGGCGGCATCGTCGGCACCCTCGTCGCCATCGCGGTGACCGGGCTCGACCTGACGTCGGGGTTGCTCCCGCTCGCTCTGGTGGCTGCGCTCGTCACGGCCGTCCCCCTGCTGCCCCACGCGGTCTCGGCCGTCGGCGACGCCCCGGCGTCCGTCCCGCTCGACATCCCCTGGCGACGCATCAGCCTCCTGGGGGCGGCGATGGTGCTCTTCTACATGGTCGACACGGCCGCCACGACCTGGGGACCGGTCTTCCTCAAGTCCACCCATGGCGCCCCCGAATGGCTGCTGCCGCTGGCCACCCTCCCCTACCTCGTCGCGAGCGGCCTGACCCGCCTCCTCGGCGACCGGTCCGTCGAACGCTTCGGCTCGGTCCCCCTGCTGCGGGCGGGGGCCCTCGCCGCCAGCCTGGGGCTGGCCGTCATCGTCTTCTCCCCGACCTGGCCGGTGGCGGTCCTGGGGTTCACCGTGGTCGGCGCTGCTGTCGCCGTCATCGCGCCGCTGAGCTTCTCCGCAGCGGCGGTGGTCGCCGGTGACGGGGTGGACGGCGAGGCACGTCGGGCGCGGGTCGACGCCGTGATCGCCCGCTTCAACCAGTTCAACTACCTCGGTGGCCTGCTCGGTGCGGTGCTCACCGGTGCGGTCGGGCAGGACTCGCTGCGGGTCGGCTTCGCGGTCCCCATGGTCCTGGTGCTGCTCATCCTCCCGCTGGCCCCGGTGTTCCGCGCCCGTCGCGTCTGA
- a CDS encoding acyltransferase family protein gives MTLATPRTTATTPDTTSTGGRIPATGSAIPRGYRPEVQGLRALAVLMVVTYHVWLGRVSGGIDVFLLLSAFLMSGSLVRRLESGERVWLPRHWLHVFQRLVPAAAVVVVATLVASWLVLPATRWRDLLVEAAASLGYAQNWLLARRSVDYYAADQGLASPLQHFWSLSLQGQVFVLWPLLLVALAVLSRRSGWPLRRLVALAFGAVFVVSFVYSVVTTRERQAFAYFDGGARLWEFALGTLLALAAARVALPLVARVVLGWAGIVGMLSCGLVLQVTQAFPGYLALWPTLSAAAVLVAGRTGHRFAVDRVLSSAALVRLGGTAYTLYLVHWPVLVLWLAASGRSRAGLVDGAAVVGSSLVLALLLSRFVEEPLRRLPRTQGPSWRSATVVGAFLLPAVAVCGFGLARLDADADRSTLVATGVAVAQYPGARAVEVRTGTAAGATTAQLPVEDRLPATTALRQEFVSLPQRCSGAWAAEAPLTCTVQEPPGTASRTVVVVGDSHAEQWLAALQPTARAQGWRLVALLKGGCSFGDAASREGECGAINAAATDYLLRHRPDLVVTVSTAAHRSTAAERLVGGYPAAVRALTGRGIPVVGLRDNPRWTFGVVGCVLEEGDSSPRCRAPVTRKLAAANPADALAGTDGFASIDLTDHICPEGVCPPSVGNVWVYLDDNHLTRTYAATLAPVLERRLRDSGVWP, from the coding sequence GTGACCCTTGCCACCCCCCGGACCACGGCCACGACACCCGACACGACCAGCACGGGCGGGCGCATCCCGGCCACCGGATCGGCGATCCCACGCGGCTACCGGCCCGAGGTCCAGGGGCTGCGTGCCCTCGCGGTCCTCATGGTGGTGACCTACCACGTGTGGCTGGGCCGGGTGTCCGGTGGCATCGACGTCTTCCTCCTGCTGTCGGCGTTCCTCATGAGCGGCAGCCTCGTGCGCAGGCTCGAGTCGGGCGAACGTGTCTGGCTGCCACGGCACTGGCTGCACGTCTTCCAGCGGCTCGTGCCGGCAGCGGCCGTGGTCGTCGTGGCCACCCTGGTCGCGTCGTGGCTCGTCCTGCCGGCCACGCGCTGGCGGGACCTGCTCGTCGAGGCCGCGGCCTCGCTCGGCTACGCCCAGAACTGGCTGCTGGCCCGTCGGTCCGTGGACTACTACGCCGCCGACCAGGGGCTCGCGAGCCCGCTGCAGCACTTCTGGTCGCTGTCGCTGCAGGGCCAGGTGTTCGTGCTCTGGCCGCTGCTGCTGGTCGCCCTCGCCGTGCTGTCCCGCCGCTCCGGGTGGCCGCTTCGACGCCTCGTCGCGCTGGCCTTCGGAGCCGTCTTCGTCGTGTCCTTCGTCTACTCGGTCGTGACGACCCGGGAGCGGCAGGCCTTCGCCTACTTCGACGGGGGAGCCCGCCTCTGGGAGTTCGCCCTCGGGACGCTGCTCGCCCTGGCGGCCGCCAGGGTCGCCCTGCCCCTGGTGGCCCGGGTGGTGCTGGGCTGGGCGGGGATCGTCGGCATGCTCAGCTGTGGCCTGGTGCTCCAGGTGACGCAGGCCTTCCCCGGCTACCTCGCGCTGTGGCCGACCCTCTCGGCGGCAGCGGTCCTCGTGGCCGGACGCACCGGACACCGGTTCGCCGTGGACCGGGTCCTCTCGTCCGCGGCGCTGGTCCGGCTCGGCGGGACGGCCTACACCCTCTACCTCGTGCACTGGCCCGTCCTCGTCCTGTGGCTGGCCGCCAGCGGCCGTTCGCGTGCCGGCTTGGTGGACGGCGCCGCCGTCGTCGGGTCCTCGCTCGTGCTGGCCCTGCTGCTCTCCCGCTTCGTCGAGGAGCCGCTGCGCCGGTTGCCGCGGACGCAGGGGCCCAGCTGGCGGTCCGCGACCGTCGTGGGGGCCTTCCTGCTCCCCGCCGTGGCCGTCTGCGGCTTCGGACTGGCCCGCCTCGACGCGGATGCCGACCGTTCGACGCTCGTGGCCACAGGCGTGGCCGTGGCGCAGTACCCGGGAGCCCGCGCGGTCGAGGTCCGGACCGGGACCGCAGCGGGCGCAACGACGGCCCAGCTGCCGGTCGAGGACCGCCTCCCGGCGACCACCGCCCTGAGGCAGGAGTTCGTCTCCCTGCCCCAGCGGTGCTCGGGAGCCTGGGCGGCCGAGGCCCCGCTGACCTGCACGGTCCAGGAGCCGCCGGGGACGGCGAGCCGCACCGTCGTCGTCGTGGGCGACTCGCACGCCGAGCAGTGGCTCGCTGCGCTCCAACCCACGGCGCGGGCGCAGGGCTGGCGACTGGTCGCCCTGCTCAAGGGCGGCTGTTCCTTCGGCGACGCGGCGAGCCGGGAGGGGGAGTGCGGCGCCATCAACGCCGCCGCCACGGACTACCTCCTGAGGCACCGGCCCGACCTCGTGGTCACGGTGTCGACGGCGGCCCACCGCAGCACGGCGGCGGAGCGCCTCGTGGGTGGGTACCCAGCCGCCGTGCGCGCCCTGACCGGACGCGGCATACCGGTCGTGGGGCTGCGCGACAACCCACGGTGGACGTTCGGGGTGGTCGGCTGCGTCCTCGAGGAGGGGGACTCGTCCCCGCGTTGCCGCGCACCGGTGACCCGCAAGCTGGCGGCGGCCAACCCGGCCGACGCGCTCGCCGGCACCGACGGGTTCGCGTCGATCGACCTGACCGACCACATCTGTCCCGAGGGCGTGTGCCCGCCCTCGGTGGGGAACGTCTGGGTCTACCTGGACGACAACCACCTCACCCGGACGTATGCCGCGACGCTGGCACCCGTGCTCGAGCGGCGCCTGCGGGATTCAGGGGTGTGGCCCTGA
- the rplQ gene encoding 50S ribosomal protein L17, whose protein sequence is MPTPTKGPRLGGGPAHERLILANLASSLFEHDSITTTEAKAKRLRPLAERLVTFAKRGDLHARRRVLSVISDKGVVHRLFTEIAPDMAERPGGYTRITKIGARKGDNAPMAVIELVREPIAKKATVKEAEAATKRSAKQAEAKDAAAETKAAEDEAKAEDTTETTTEAAAVPEGAVAANEDGSSPDEAYVVKGNADSGKYHEADGQWFEQTVAEFWFKSAEDAEKAGFTKAGS, encoded by the coding sequence ATGCCTACGCCCACCAAGGGTCCCCGTCTCGGCGGCGGTCCGGCTCACGAGCGCCTCATCCTGGCGAACCTCGCGAGCTCGCTCTTCGAGCACGACTCCATCACCACCACCGAGGCCAAGGCCAAGCGCCTGCGCCCGCTGGCCGAGCGTCTCGTGACGTTCGCCAAGCGCGGTGACCTCCACGCCCGTCGTCGCGTCCTGTCGGTCATCTCCGACAAGGGTGTCGTGCACCGTCTCTTCACCGAGATCGCGCCCGACATGGCCGAGCGTCCCGGTGGCTACACCCGCATCACCAAGATCGGCGCCCGCAAGGGTGACAACGCCCCCATGGCCGTGATCGAGCTCGTCCGCGAGCCCATCGCCAAGAAGGCCACGGTCAAGGAGGCGGAGGCCGCCACCAAGCGCTCCGCCAAGCAGGCCGAGGCCAAGGACGCTGCTGCCGAGACCAAGGCCGCCGAGGACGAGGCCAAGGCCGAGGACACGACCGAGACCACCACCGAGGCTGCGGCGGTTCCCGAGGGTGCTGTCGCCGCGAACGAGGACGGTTCCTCGCCCGACGAGGCCTACGTCGTCAAGGGCAACGCCGACTCCGGCAAGTACCATGAGGCCGATGGCCAGTGGTTCGAGCAGACCGTGGCCGAGTTCTGGTTCAAGTCCGCCGAGGACGCCGAGAAGGCTGGCTTCACCAAGGCCGGTTCCTGA
- a CDS encoding DNA-directed RNA polymerase subunit alpha, whose product MLIAQRPSLSEEVVADNRSRFVIEPLEPGFGYTLGNSMRRTLLSSIPGAAVTSIRIDGVLHEFSTIPGVKEDVTEIILNIKGLVVSSEHDEPVVMYLRKTGSGPVTAADIAPPAGVEVHNPDLHIATLNGKGKVEMELTVERGRGYVSANQNKSGDQEIGRIPVDSIYSPVLAVTYKVEATRVEQRTDFDKLIVDVETKNSMAPRDAMASAGKTLVELFGLARELNVEAEGIDMGPSPTDAALAADLALPIEDLDLTVRSYNCLKREGIHTVGELVGRSEADLLDIRNFGAKSIDEVKAKLVGMGLALKDSPPGFDPSAIADNYGDYDDDFADDGRALAEDEQL is encoded by the coding sequence GTGCTCATCGCACAGCGCCCCTCACTCAGCGAAGAGGTCGTTGCGGACAACCGCAGCCGCTTCGTCATCGAGCCCCTCGAGCCCGGCTTCGGCTACACGCTCGGTAACTCCATGCGCCGCACGCTCCTGTCGAGCATCCCCGGTGCCGCCGTCACCAGCATCCGCATCGACGGTGTGCTGCACGAGTTCTCCACGATCCCCGGGGTCAAGGAGGACGTCACTGAGATCATCCTCAACATCAAGGGCCTGGTCGTCTCCTCGGAGCACGACGAGCCCGTCGTGATGTACCTGCGCAAGACCGGCTCCGGCCCGGTCACCGCTGCGGACATCGCGCCGCCCGCAGGTGTCGAGGTGCACAACCCCGACCTGCACATCGCCACGCTCAACGGCAAGGGCAAGGTCGAGATGGAGCTGACCGTCGAGCGCGGTCGCGGCTACGTCTCCGCCAACCAGAACAAGTCCGGCGACCAGGAGATCGGCCGCATCCCGGTCGACTCCATCTACTCGCCCGTGCTCGCCGTGACCTACAAGGTCGAGGCGACCCGTGTCGAGCAGCGCACCGACTTCGACAAGCTCATCGTCGACGTCGAGACGAAGAACTCGATGGCTCCCCGTGACGCCATGGCCTCCGCCGGCAAGACCCTGGTCGAGCTGTTCGGCCTGGCCCGTGAGCTCAACGTCGAGGCCGAGGGCATCGACATGGGCCCGTCGCCGACCGACGCCGCTCTGGCCGCCGACCTGGCGCTGCCGATCGAGGACCTCGACCTCACCGTCCGGTCCTACAACTGCCTCAAGCGCGAGGGCATCCACACCGTGGGTGAGCTCGTCGGACGCAGCGAGGCCGACCTGCTCGACATCCGCAACTTCGGTGCGAAGTCGATCGACGAGGTCAAGGCCAAGCTCGTCGGCATGGGCCTGGCGCTCAAGGACAGCCCGCCCGGGTTCGACCCGAGCGCGATCGCTGACAACTACGGCGACTACGACGACGACTTCGCTGACGACGGCCGCGCGCTGGCCGAAGACGAGCAGCTCTGA
- the rpsD gene encoding 30S ribosomal protein S4, whose protein sequence is MARYTGPITKKSRRLKVDLVGGDKNFELRPFPPGQHGRRRMQEKEYLTQLQEKQKARFTYGVMEKQFRGYYQEASRRSGKTGETLLQILESRLDNVVYRAGLARTRRAARQLVTHGHFEVNGVRVDVPSYRVEQYDIITVREKSVNTFPIELARQTFGERPTPAWMQVVPGTLQIMIHQLPERAQIDTILTEQLIVELYSKN, encoded by the coding sequence ATGGCTCGTTACACCGGCCCCATCACCAAGAAGTCGCGTCGCCTCAAGGTCGACCTCGTCGGCGGCGACAAGAACTTCGAGCTCCGTCCCTTCCCGCCCGGCCAGCACGGCCGTCGCCGGATGCAGGAGAAGGAGTACCTCACCCAGCTGCAGGAGAAGCAGAAGGCCCGCTTCACCTACGGCGTCATGGAGAAGCAGTTCCGCGGGTACTACCAGGAGGCCTCGCGCCGCTCTGGCAAGACCGGTGAGACCCTGCTGCAGATCCTCGAGTCCCGCCTGGACAACGTGGTCTACCGCGCCGGCCTGGCCCGCACCCGTCGTGCGGCGCGCCAGCTCGTCACGCACGGCCACTTCGAGGTGAACGGCGTGCGCGTGGACGTCCCGTCCTACCGCGTCGAGCAGTACGACATCATCACCGTTCGCGAGAAGTCCGTGAACACCTTCCCGATCGAGCTGGCTCGCCAGACCTTCGGCGAGCGCCCCACCCCGGCCTGGATGCAGGTCGTCCCGGGCACGCTGCAGATCATGATCCACCAGCTCCCGGAGCGTGCGCAGATCGACACGATCCTCACGGAGCAGCTGATCGTCGAGCTCTACTCGAAGAACTGA
- the rpsK gene encoding 30S ribosomal protein S11: protein MPPKARTAGAKKVRRKEKKNVAHGHAHIKSTFNNTIISITDPTGAVISWASAGQVGFKGSRKSTPFAAQMAAEAAARRAMEHGMRKVDVFVKGPGSGRETAIRSLTATGLEVGAISDVTPSPHNGVRPPKRRRV from the coding sequence ATGCCTCCCAAGGCTCGTACCGCTGGCGCCAAGAAGGTGCGCCGCAAGGAGAAGAAGAACGTCGCCCACGGGCACGCTCACATCAAGAGCACGTTCAACAACACGATCATCTCGATCACCGACCCCACCGGTGCCGTGATCTCCTGGGCCTCCGCCGGCCAGGTCGGCTTCAAGGGCTCGCGCAAGTCCACCCCCTTCGCCGCGCAGATGGCTGCCGAGGCTGCCGCCCGTCGCGCGATGGAGCACGGCATGCGCAAGGTCGACGTCTTCGTCAAGGGTCCGGGCTCCGGTCGTGAGACCGCCATCCGCTCCCTGACCGCCACCGGCCTCGAGGTTGGCGCGATCAGCGACGTCACCCCCTCGCCGCACAACGGCGTCCGCCCGCCCAAGCGCCGTCGCGTCTGA
- the rpsM gene encoding 30S ribosomal protein S13, producing MARLVGVDLPREKRVEIALTYIFGVGRTRSQQALAATGVSPDTRVRDLTDTELVQLRDYLEANVKIEGDLRREVAADIRRKVEIGSYEGLRHRRGLPVRGQRTKTNARTRKGPKRTVAGKKKVGK from the coding sequence ATGGCACGTCTTGTTGGTGTGGATCTTCCGCGCGAGAAGCGCGTCGAGATCGCTCTCACCTACATCTTCGGAGTGGGTCGCACCCGCTCCCAGCAGGCGCTGGCTGCCACGGGCGTGAGCCCGGACACCCGCGTCCGCGACCTCACGGACACCGAGCTGGTCCAGCTCCGTGACTACCTCGAGGCCAACGTCAAGATCGAAGGTGACCTCCGCCGTGAGGTCGCCGCCGACATCCGCCGCAAGGTCGAGATCGGTTCCTACGAGGGCCTGCGCCACCGTCGCGGCCTTCCCGTGCGTGGTCAGCGCACCAAGACCAACGCGCGCACCCGCAAGGGCCCGAAGCGCACCGTCGCCGGCAAGAAGAAGGTTGGTAAGTAA
- the rpmJ gene encoding 50S ribosomal protein L36 produces MKVQPSVKKICDKCKVIRRHGRVMVICENLRHKQRQG; encoded by the coding sequence ATGAAGGTTCAGCCGAGCGTCAAGAAGATCTGCGACAAGTGCAAGGTGATCCGCCGTCACGGTCGGGTCATGGTCATCTGCGAGAACCTGCGCCACAAGCAGCGCCAGGGCTGA
- the infA gene encoding translation initiation factor IF-1, with product MAKKDGVIEIEGTIVEALPNAMFRVELTNGHKVLAHISGKMRQHYIRILPEDRVVVELSPYDLTRGRIVFRYR from the coding sequence ATGGCCAAGAAGGACGGTGTCATCGAGATCGAGGGCACGATCGTCGAGGCTCTCCCGAACGCGATGTTCCGGGTCGAGCTCACGAACGGTCACAAGGTTCTCGCTCACATCTCGGGCAAGATGCGTCAGCACTACATCCGGATCCTCCCCGAGGACCGTGTGGTCGTTGAGCTCAGCCCGTACGACCTGACCCGTGGCCGGATCGTCTTCCGCTACCGCTGA
- the map gene encoding type I methionyl aminopeptidase: protein MFGRSKIDTKTPDQILRMRRAGLVVGQTLQLMAQTVRPGMTTKQLDELAEEHIRGCGATPSFLGYHGFKGSLCTSVNEEVVHGIPGSRVLAEGDLISIDCGAIVDGWHGDAAISVIVGGREAGRPEDLELIDATEDSMWAGIAALTVGESLYEVGAGVEDSVVASGERFGRDYGIVEEYVGHGIGTAMHMDPQVPNYRVRDKGPTVRSGVTVAIEPMVTLGSAETRVLADDWTVVTTDGSRAAHWENTVAVTDDGLWVLTALDGGKERLEAAGAPYAPLG, encoded by the coding sequence ATGTTCGGCCGGTCCAAGATCGACACCAAGACCCCTGACCAGATCCTGCGCATGCGCAGGGCCGGCCTGGTCGTGGGTCAGACCCTTCAGCTGATGGCGCAGACGGTGCGCCCCGGCATGACGACCAAGCAGCTCGACGAGCTGGCCGAGGAGCACATCCGGGGTTGCGGCGCGACGCCGTCGTTCCTGGGTTACCACGGCTTCAAGGGCTCGCTGTGCACGTCGGTCAACGAGGAGGTCGTGCACGGCATCCCGGGCTCGCGGGTTCTGGCCGAGGGCGACCTGATCTCCATCGACTGCGGGGCCATCGTCGACGGCTGGCACGGCGACGCCGCGATCTCGGTGATCGTCGGCGGTCGTGAGGCCGGGCGCCCGGAGGACCTCGAGCTCATCGACGCCACCGAGGACTCCATGTGGGCCGGCATCGCTGCGCTCACGGTGGGGGAGTCGCTGTACGAGGTCGGCGCCGGTGTCGAGGACAGCGTCGTCGCCTCGGGGGAGCGGTTCGGCCGCGACTACGGGATCGTCGAGGAGTACGTCGGCCACGGCATCGGCACGGCCATGCACATGGACCCGCAGGTGCCCAACTACCGCGTGCGCGACAAGGGGCCGACGGTGCGTTCTGGCGTCACGGTCGCCATCGAGCCGATGGTGACCCTCGGGTCCGCCGAGACGCGGGTGCTGGCCGACGACTGGACCGTCGTCACCACCGACGGCTCCCGCGCCGCCCACTGGGAGAACACCGTCGCGGTCACCGACGACGGGCTGTGGGTGCTCACCGCGCTCGACGGTGGCAAGGAGCGGCTGGAAGCCGCCGGCGCGCCATACGCCCCGCTGGGCTGA